The Bifidobacterium animalis subsp. animalis ATCC 25527 genome has a segment encoding these proteins:
- the trxA gene encoding thioredoxin has protein sequence MAVKELTSADFEQAVKGNEIALFDFFATWCGPCKAFSPIFDKVADENPDIFFGKIDIDKNQELANAANVQAVPTLMIVKKGHVIYQEAGALREADLNDLIGQAKALDVEAALAAAKAAGADQDELIEEHDA, from the coding sequence ATGGCAGTTAAGGAACTCACTTCCGCAGATTTCGAACAGGCAGTGAAGGGCAACGAGATCGCGCTGTTCGACTTCTTCGCAACCTGGTGCGGCCCGTGCAAGGCGTTCAGCCCGATCTTCGACAAGGTGGCGGACGAGAACCCCGACATCTTCTTCGGCAAGATCGACATCGACAAGAACCAAGAACTCGCCAACGCAGCCAACGTGCAGGCCGTCCCCACGCTCATGATCGTGAAGAAGGGCCATGTGATCTATCAGGAGGCAGGCGCACTGCGCGAAGCCGACCTGAACGATCTCATCGGCCAGGCCAAGGCACTCGACGTCGAGGCTGCGCTCGCAGCGGCCAAGGCTGCAGGCGCCGATCAGGACGAACTGATCGAGGAGCATGACGCCTGA
- a CDS encoding G5 domain-containing protein, which translates to MAHHSKHNAPTLRSLSKRQWIRISTAMASVGLVVAGVVATQSMYSRSEAQPTPSATAYSITENHAASRGNAREAMDGDTSYVTVKVNGKSRVVLGQDFTDVKSVLDAGDITLEPGDQVNPSLTSKVDESTTISIERQGAKMETSESKIPFNTVKKDDPSLPKGTEKVQTEGEEGILEKTNLVTRTGDKVVSSNTFATWVKKAPVEKVVLVGTGNPQPAATSAPAQKDDNSNNNSSQQAAASSIGSTAPVGEMQQWAHDYLLANGGSEGDFTATVYIISRESGWNVNATNPSSGAYGLAQALPGSKMASHGADWQSNYQTQLKWFWDYCKGRYGSVQGAYNFWQANHWY; encoded by the coding sequence ATGGCACACCATAGCAAGCACAACGCACCTACGCTGCGCTCGTTGAGCAAACGGCAGTGGATTCGCATTTCCACTGCGATGGCGTCGGTGGGTCTTGTAGTGGCCGGAGTAGTCGCAACCCAAAGCATGTATTCGCGTTCCGAGGCGCAGCCAACGCCCAGCGCAACCGCATATTCCATCACCGAGAATCACGCCGCATCCCGTGGCAACGCCCGTGAGGCCATGGACGGCGATACCTCGTACGTCACCGTCAAGGTGAACGGCAAGTCCCGCGTCGTGCTCGGCCAGGACTTCACCGACGTGAAGTCGGTGCTCGATGCCGGCGACATCACGTTGGAGCCGGGCGATCAGGTGAATCCATCGCTCACCTCGAAGGTGGACGAATCCACCACGATCTCCATCGAACGCCAGGGCGCGAAGATGGAGACCTCGGAGTCGAAGATCCCATTCAACACGGTGAAGAAAGACGACCCGTCGCTGCCGAAGGGCACCGAGAAGGTGCAGACCGAGGGCGAGGAAGGCATTCTCGAAAAGACGAATCTGGTCACCCGCACCGGCGACAAGGTGGTCTCATCGAACACCTTCGCCACTTGGGTGAAGAAGGCCCCGGTCGAGAAGGTGGTGCTCGTGGGCACAGGGAATCCGCAGCCCGCCGCCACCTCGGCCCCGGCGCAGAAGGACGACAACTCGAATAACAACTCGTCGCAGCAGGCGGCGGCCTCGAGCATCGGCTCCACCGCTCCTGTGGGCGAGATGCAGCAGTGGGCGCATGACTACCTGCTCGCCAACGGCGGCTCGGAAGGCGACTTCACCGCCACCGTATACATCATCAGCCGCGAATCGGGCTGGAATGTGAACGCCACGAACCCGAGCTCCGGCGCCTATGGCCTCGCTCAGGCACTGCCGGGCAGCAAGATGGCCTCGCACGGCGCCGACTGGCAGTCGAACTACCAGACACAGCTCAAGTGGTTCTGGGACTACTGCAAGGGCCGTTACGGCTCCGTGCAGGGCGCCTACAACTTCTGGCAGGCGAACCACTGGTACTAA
- a CDS encoding DUF4012 domain-containing protein produces the protein MSRAEGNVPEIEKITDQSAESVGTTPQSGLADSQQHVPSGVKQPWYKRIRWWGWTLIAIAVLFVGFFGTFGAQAYMVYRHEMAAVHTVVDTARSGNMQELPNAVRQMQEETRKANAITHNGLWQFTGKIRGLRSNIRAAQELTQIVEDASVEVVPDYVDIASHLSESKLLDDGRINVMPLVGQYANFVRANDGLKAQLAKIQEIHDPSLPPVRKAIQQIKGVSSMTGYWLDRSEVFVKNLPDFLGYKGKQTYAILAMTPAEMRMSGGLIGAIGTLTFENGAFSIGEFRSNPDYLEHADTADVDPDTQRIFKSEGPLYMSYDVRDLANYPNTKMTAEAFNSVWKTTPWGKNVDLSGVILVDPVIVQALVKATGEIKLPDGRILNGNNTAEFLMNTVYKDYPIEETDQYFGIVAKECVSKITSNLSMGTMAKLAKEVYALSQQRHLSMYSFNPVLESFLEESGLTAEYSTDKTKPEVGVYLTEENPSKMGWYIKRSAKIKQICTDSAPYKYQVQYTLENTLKEDEVGKLSWYVTGQLPYNEGASLDKVLFYPPYGGELSNFKVQGTGSVPAMDSMNSAIMYRSLAQVRPEQTVTYTFDVTTSKQATSRLAIDQTPMGTKNTNVEYLNSCSVN, from the coding sequence ATGTCCCGAGCAGAAGGAAATGTACCCGAGATTGAGAAAATCACTGATCAATCTGCGGAGTCTGTAGGAACCACTCCTCAATCTGGCTTGGCAGACTCACAGCAACATGTGCCTTCTGGCGTAAAGCAACCATGGTACAAACGCATACGCTGGTGGGGCTGGACGCTCATCGCCATCGCTGTGCTTTTTGTTGGTTTCTTCGGAACGTTCGGCGCGCAGGCATATATGGTGTACAGGCACGAGATGGCGGCCGTCCATACAGTGGTGGATACAGCCCGGAGCGGTAACATGCAGGAACTGCCGAATGCCGTGCGCCAGATGCAGGAGGAGACGAGGAAGGCGAACGCCATCACCCACAACGGTCTGTGGCAATTCACCGGCAAGATTCGCGGTTTGCGCAGCAACATTCGCGCTGCGCAGGAACTTACGCAGATTGTGGAGGATGCCAGTGTGGAGGTGGTACCCGATTACGTGGATATTGCCTCGCATCTCTCCGAGTCGAAATTGTTGGATGATGGCAGAATCAATGTGATGCCATTGGTGGGGCAGTATGCCAATTTCGTAAGGGCGAATGATGGTCTCAAGGCACAGCTCGCCAAGATTCAGGAGATCCATGACCCATCGTTGCCGCCGGTGCGCAAGGCAATTCAGCAGATCAAGGGCGTTAGTTCCATGACGGGATACTGGCTGGACCGCTCTGAGGTATTTGTGAAGAATCTGCCGGATTTCCTCGGCTATAAAGGCAAGCAGACGTATGCAATTCTAGCCATGACTCCTGCCGAAATGCGTATGTCGGGTGGTCTCATTGGAGCCATAGGCACTCTCACTTTTGAGAATGGGGCTTTCTCGATTGGAGAGTTTAGGTCAAATCCCGATTATCTGGAACATGCAGATACCGCAGATGTAGACCCCGACACGCAACGGATCTTCAAGAGTGAAGGGCCTCTATATATGTCATATGACGTGCGAGATTTGGCAAATTACCCTAACACGAAAATGACGGCAGAGGCGTTTAATAGTGTATGGAAGACCACTCCGTGGGGGAAGAATGTGGATCTTAGTGGTGTTATTCTTGTGGATCCTGTGATCGTGCAGGCTTTGGTAAAGGCGACCGGAGAGATCAAGCTTCCCGACGGACGCATTCTTAATGGCAACAACACTGCGGAGTTCCTGATGAATACTGTTTACAAGGATTATCCAATCGAGGAAACCGATCAATACTTTGGCATCGTTGCAAAAGAATGTGTGAGCAAAATCACTTCGAATCTGAGTATGGGGACCATGGCTAAACTCGCCAAAGAGGTATATGCCCTGTCGCAACAACGGCATCTGTCAATGTATTCGTTCAATCCTGTTTTGGAGAGCTTCCTAGAGGAGTCGGGGCTAACAGCCGAGTATTCCACCGACAAGACTAAGCCGGAGGTAGGCGTCTACCTTACCGAGGAGAACCCATCCAAGATGGGCTGGTACATCAAGCGTTCCGCGAAGATCAAGCAGATTTGCACCGATTCTGCGCCATACAAATATCAGGTGCAATACACGTTGGAGAACACGCTCAAAGAAGACGAGGTAGGTAAGCTCAGTTGGTATGTCACCGGTCAATTGCCATACAACGAAGGCGCCAGTCTCGACAAGGTGCTTTTCTACCCGCCATACGGTGGTGAATTGAGCAATTTCAAGGTACAGGGAACAGGTTCCGTACCTGCTATGGATTCAATGAACTCGGCGATCATGTACCGCTCGTTGGCACAGGTGAGACCAGAACAGACGGTGACCTACACGTTCGATGTGACGACATCTAAGCAGGCGACGAGTCGACTCGCCATCGACCAGACGCCGATGGGCACTAAGAACACGAATGTGGAATACCTCAATTCGTGTTCGGTAAATTAA
- the rfbA gene encoding glucose-1-phosphate thymidylyltransferase RfbA, whose translation MKGIILAGGSGTRLYPLTTVTSKQLLPVYDKPMIFYPLSALMMAGIRDILIISTPKDLPNFERLLGDGSRYGISLQYKVQPSPDGLAQAFLLGEDFIGDDACALVLGDNIFYGNGLGRLLRKAAALEHGATVFGYYVDDPERYGVVEFDKDHKAVSIVEKPEHPASNYAVTGLYFYDNRVVDFAKQVKPSPRGELEITDLNRMYLEDGSLHVQTLGRGYAWLDTGTMDSLFEAGEFVRTVEHAQGLPISVIEEIAYENHWIDRDQLLAAAERYGKSPYGKHLLDVADHRFLSTIDD comes from the coding sequence ATGAAAGGCATTATTCTTGCCGGCGGTTCCGGCACTCGCCTGTACCCGTTGACAACAGTCACCTCCAAGCAGTTGTTGCCGGTGTACGACAAGCCGATGATCTTCTACCCATTGAGTGCGCTGATGATGGCGGGAATCCGAGACATCCTGATTATCTCGACGCCGAAGGATTTGCCGAATTTCGAGCGCCTGCTTGGCGATGGCTCCCGTTATGGCATCTCGTTGCAGTACAAGGTGCAACCGAGCCCGGACGGCCTCGCACAGGCCTTCCTGCTCGGTGAGGACTTCATCGGTGACGATGCATGTGCCCTCGTGCTCGGCGACAACATCTTCTACGGCAACGGTTTGGGCCGCCTACTGCGCAAGGCAGCCGCGCTCGAACATGGCGCTACGGTGTTCGGCTACTACGTGGATGACCCGGAACGGTACGGTGTCGTTGAGTTTGACAAGGACCACAAGGCAGTGAGCATTGTGGAGAAACCCGAGCACCCTGCATCGAACTATGCGGTGACCGGCCTGTATTTCTATGACAACCGCGTGGTCGACTTCGCCAAGCAAGTCAAACCATCTCCTCGAGGCGAACTGGAGATCACCGACCTGAACCGTATGTACCTTGAGGATGGTTCATTGCATGTGCAGACGCTCGGTCGAGGCTATGCGTGGCTCGACACCGGCACCATGGACTCGCTATTCGAAGCCGGCGAATTCGTGCGCACAGTGGAGCACGCTCAGGGGTTGCCGATCTCGGTGATCGAGGAGATTGCCTACGAGAACCACTGGATCGACCGTGACCAACTGCTCGCTGCTGCCGAACGGTATGGCAAGAGCCCGTACGGCAAGCACCTGCTCGACGTTGCCGACCATCGGTTCCTCAGCACCATCGACGATTGA
- a CDS encoding sugar nucleotide-binding protein: MEFEKELKVTETNIPGLLVFDLPVHGDNRGWFKENWQKAKMTALGLPKDFQPVQNNVSFNAKRGVTRGIHAEPWDKFISLATGEIFGAWVDLRPGDTFGQVYTTRLDPSKAIYVPRGVGNSFQALEDGTAYTYLVNAHWSLEQKKTYTFVNLADPELNIQWPIPLEQAELSKADLHHPMLKDAKPMDPKRTLVTGANGQLGQSIRKYVEEHDLKGFEFTDIDEFDFSDPAAYEGYDWSLYGTIINAGAFTAVDKAETPEGRVTAWKANALGPALLTKVAAEHNLTLVHVSSDYVFDGTAKVHDEDEAFSPLGVYGQTKAAGDIAVTNAPKHYIVRSSWVIGNGHNFVKTMMMLSNKVSDPNDALNEVTVVDDQYGRLTFTDDMAAAIFHLLDDEDPYGTYDLTGSGDVVSWAQIAAEVFAMTNGNGDKVRPISTEQYFENAKAPVSPRPTNSTLDLAKIEETGYETTDWHDSLKAYVEAELKK; this comes from the coding sequence ATGGAATTCGAAAAGGAACTCAAGGTCACAGAGACGAACATTCCAGGCCTGCTTGTCTTCGATTTGCCGGTGCACGGCGATAACCGCGGCTGGTTCAAGGAGAACTGGCAGAAGGCGAAGATGACGGCACTCGGCTTGCCGAAGGACTTCCAGCCGGTACAGAACAATGTCAGTTTCAATGCGAAACGCGGTGTGACCCGTGGCATCCACGCCGAGCCGTGGGACAAGTTCATCTCGCTGGCCACAGGCGAGATCTTCGGTGCTTGGGTGGATCTGCGTCCAGGTGACACCTTCGGGCAGGTATATACGACGCGCCTCGATCCGTCGAAGGCAATCTATGTGCCACGCGGAGTGGGCAACAGCTTCCAGGCGCTCGAAGATGGCACTGCATACACGTATTTGGTGAACGCGCATTGGTCTCTCGAGCAGAAGAAGACCTACACCTTCGTGAACCTGGCCGACCCGGAACTCAACATCCAATGGCCGATTCCGCTTGAGCAGGCCGAACTCTCCAAAGCGGACCTGCATCACCCGATGCTCAAGGATGCCAAGCCAATGGATCCGAAGCGTACATTGGTCACCGGTGCGAACGGACAGCTCGGGCAGTCGATTCGCAAGTATGTTGAAGAGCATGATCTCAAAGGATTCGAATTCACCGACATCGACGAATTCGATTTCTCGGATCCTGCCGCCTATGAGGGCTATGACTGGAGCCTGTACGGCACGATCATCAATGCCGGGGCATTCACGGCGGTGGATAAGGCCGAGACACCCGAGGGGCGTGTGACGGCATGGAAGGCCAATGCCCTTGGCCCGGCATTGCTGACGAAAGTGGCCGCCGAGCATAACCTGACCTTGGTGCATGTGAGCTCCGACTATGTGTTCGATGGTACGGCCAAGGTGCATGACGAAGATGAGGCGTTCTCGCCGCTCGGCGTATATGGACAGACGAAGGCGGCCGGCGACATCGCTGTGACCAACGCCCCGAAGCACTATATCGTGCGCTCGAGTTGGGTGATTGGCAACGGGCACAACTTCGTCAAGACGATGATGATGCTCTCGAACAAGGTGTCTGATCCGAATGATGCATTGAATGAGGTGACGGTAGTGGATGACCAATATGGCCGTCTGACGTTCACCGATGACATGGCAGCTGCCATTTTCCATCTGCTTGATGATGAGGATCCGTATGGCACGTACGATCTCACTGGTTCCGGTGACGTGGTGAGCTGGGCACAGATTGCCGCCGAGGTGTTCGCCATGACGAATGGCAATGGCGACAAGGTGCGTCCGATCTCCACCGAGCAGTACTTCGAGAACGCGAAGGCTCCAGTGAGCCCACGGCCGACGAACAGCACGCTCGACTTGGCCAAGATCGAGGAGACCGGCTACGAGACCACCGATTGGCACGACAGCCTCAAGGCATACGTCGAAGCTGAATTGAAGAAGTGA
- the rfbB gene encoding dTDP-glucose 4,6-dehydratase produces the protein MTEAFIPKNIIVTGGCGFIGSNFVHYVYNNHPDVHITVLDALTYAGNLENIKPILGDRVEFVHGNICDAQLLDELVPGHDAIVHYAAESHNDNSIANPEPFVKTNVEGTFRLLEAARKYDVRFHHISTDEVYGDLALDDPAKFTEETPYHPSSPYSSTKASSDMLVRAWHRTYGLRTTISNCSNNYGPYQHVEKFIPRQITNIIEGIRPKLYGDGLNVRDWIHTEDHSSAVWTILTTGRLGETYLIGANGERNNLTVLHDILRVMGQPEDAFDWVKDRPGHDRRYAIDSTKLQTELGWRPTHTDFESGLRQTVQWYIDNPQWWEPAKAATEAKYKAQGQ, from the coding sequence ATGACAGAAGCGTTCATTCCGAAGAACATCATTGTGACCGGCGGCTGCGGTTTCATCGGCTCGAATTTCGTGCATTACGTGTATAACAATCACCCGGATGTGCACATTACGGTACTTGATGCACTTACATATGCGGGCAACCTCGAGAACATCAAGCCGATTCTCGGCGATCGTGTCGAGTTCGTGCATGGCAACATCTGCGATGCACAGCTGCTTGACGAACTGGTGCCAGGTCATGATGCCATCGTGCATTATGCAGCCGAGTCGCATAACGACAATTCAATCGCGAATCCGGAGCCGTTCGTGAAGACGAACGTCGAGGGTACGTTCCGCCTGCTTGAAGCGGCGCGCAAGTATGATGTGCGGTTCCATCACATCAGCACCGACGAGGTGTATGGCGACCTGGCTCTGGATGATCCAGCGAAGTTCACCGAGGAAACGCCGTACCATCCGTCAAGCCCGTATTCATCGACGAAGGCGAGCTCCGACATGCTCGTGCGCGCATGGCACCGCACCTATGGGTTGCGCACCACGATCTCGAACTGCTCGAACAACTATGGCCCGTACCAGCATGTGGAGAAGTTCATCCCGCGCCAGATCACGAACATCATTGAAGGCATTCGCCCGAAGCTTTATGGCGATGGCCTCAATGTACGTGACTGGATTCACACCGAAGATCATTCGAGCGCGGTGTGGACGATTCTGACCACTGGCCGTTTGGGCGAAACCTACCTCATTGGCGCCAATGGTGAGCGCAACAACCTGACCGTGCTGCACGACATTCTGCGGGTGATGGGTCAGCCGGAGGACGCCTTCGATTGGGTGAAGGACCGTCCGGGCCACGACCGCAGGTATGCCATCGATTCGACGAAGTTGCAGACCGAGTTGGGTTGGCGCCCAACGCACACCGACTTCGAGTCAGGCCTGCGCCAGACCGTGCAATGGTACATCGACAATCCGCAGTGGTGGGAGCCGGCGAAAGCCGCCACCGAGGCCAAATACAAGGCCCAAGGCCAGTGA